Within the Flavobacterium sp. 9R genome, the region CAACACTTGCAAATGTCTTTCTACCGCAATAGGTTTTATCCCTGGAATAATCGGAACAGTAATACCCATTTCTCTGGCTTTGGCTACGAATTCGAAATATTTAGCATTATCAAAAAACATTTGAGTAACGACATAATCCGCTCCTGCATCTACTTTTTCTTTAAGACGTTTCAAATCGGTTTGCAAAGAAGGGGATTCCAAATGCTTCTCAGGATAACCCGCCACACCAATACAAAAATCGGCTTTATTATCAATGTCCATTACCTCGTGCAAATACTTCCCTTGGTTCAATTGATAAATTTGGCTTACTAAATCGGAAGCATATTTATTTCCTCCATTGGTAGGCACAAACGATTGCTCGTCTTTCATCGCATCACCACGCAAAGCCATCACATTATCAATACCTAAGTAATGACAATCCACCAACAAATATTCTGTTTCTTCTTTCGTAAAACCTCCACAAAGTACGTGCGGCACCGTGTCAACATTGTATTTATGTTTGATTGAAGCACAAATACCCAAAGTCCCTGGTCGCATTCTTGTCAACTTCTTTTCTAATAATCCATTCCCTTTATTTACGTAGATAAACTCTTCACGAGAAGTGGTCACATCAATAAATGGGGGCTTGAACTCCATCAACGGGTCGATGTTATCGTATAATTCCTGAATGCTTTTGCCTTTTTGTGGCGGAATAATTTCAAAAGAAAACAAGGTTTCTCCTTTGGCGTTTTCTATATGTTGTGTTACTTTCATTTCCTTTAGTTTGAAGTTTAAGGTTTAAGGTTTAAGGTTCTTTCGAACAACTTTAAACTTTAAACTTTAAACAAATTTTCAACTTTAAACTATTATTAATCAGCTATATTCGGATTCAACCATTTCATTGCTACATCGGTCGAAACATTTCTTCGTTTGGCATAATCAATTACTTGGTCTTCTTTGATTTTACCAAGTCCGAAATACTTGCTTTCTGGATTTCCAAAATAGTAACCAGAAACAGATGAAGCTGGCCACATCGCCATACTTTCCGTCAAAGTCACACCGATTTCTTCTTCAACATTTAATAATTTCCAAATAGTCGGTTTCTCTAAATGGTCTGGACAAGCTGGATATCCTGGTGCTGGACGGATTCCTTTATACGATTCTTCAATCAAGTCCTCTTTACTTAACACTTCATCTGAAGCATAGCCCCAAATTTCTTTACGGACTTTTTCGTGTAAATATTCAGCAAAAGCTTCTGCAAAACGGTCGGCCAAAGCCTTCACCATAATCGAATTATAATCGTCTAATGCGGCTTCAAATTCGGCAGCCCATTCGTCAACTCCAAAACCAGTAGTCACACAAAAGGCTCCCATATAATCCACTTTTCCACTTTCTTTTGGTGTAATAAAATCAGACAAAGCGATGTTTGGCGCTCCTTTGGTTTTCTGAGATTGTTGGCGTAAAGTCAAGAATGTTTGCAATGGATTTCCGTTTTCATCTTTCAATTCGATATCGTCGTCGTTGATTTGATTCGCAGGGAAAATTCCGTAAACGCCTTTTGCAGTTAACTTTTTCTCCTCCAAAATAACTTTCAGCATTGCTTGCGCATCCGCAAAAACCGAGGTGGCTTGTTCACCCACTACTTCATCGGTTAAAATTGCAGGATACTTCCCGAATAATTCCCAAGTTCTGAAAAATGGCGTCCAATCGATATAAGGTACCAAAGTTTCTAAATCGACTTCTACAATTTGTTTGCCAATTACTTTGGGTTGTACTGGAGTAAAATTATCCCAATCCAATTGCAATTTATTTTTTCTGGCTTCCTCGATAGACAAGAAATTTTTATCTCGTGAACGATTCAAGAATGTTTCTCTAAACGCATCGTATTCTGCACGAATATCGCTCGCATAAATTTTTCGGTTATGGTCCAATAAATTACCCGCTACGGTAACCGCTCTCGAAGCATCGTTTACGTGAATCACCGTTTCTCTGTATTGAGGTGCGATTTTCACCGCGGTATGCGCGCGCGAAGTAGTGGCTCCACCAATCATTACAGGAATTTTCATATTGCGTTTGTCCAGCTCTTTGGCCAAATACACCATTTCGTCCAAAGACGGCGTAATCAATCCGCTCAAACCAATAATATCCACTTCGTGCTCAATAGCTGCTGCAATAATTTTTTCTGGAGGCACCATCACACCCAAATCAACTATCTCATAATTATTACAAGCCAATACGACTGAAACAATATTTTTTCCAATATCGTGAACATCTCCTTTTACGGTAGCCATCAGGATTTTTCCGTTCCCAGATTTATCTCCAACTTGCTTTGCCGCTTCAATAAAAGGTAAAAGATAAGCCACAGCTTTTTTCATCACACGTGCCGATTTTACCACTTGTGGCAAAAACATTTTACCCGAACCAAACAAATCTCCCACGACATTCATCCCTGCCATCAAGTTGATTTCGATTACTTCGATTGGTTTTTCGGCAGCCAAGCGTGCTTCTTCTACATCAATTTCTATAAAAGCATCAACTCCTTTTACCAAAGAGTGCGTGATTCTTTCCTGTACGGTTCCATTACGCCATTCTTGTATTACCGCTTCATTTGTTTTAGAACCGTCTCCTTTTACATTCTCAGCAAAATCCAACAAACGCTCTGTAGCATCATCACGTCGGTCCAGAATCACATCTTCAACGTATTCTAATAAATCTTTTGGAATCTCATCGTAAATCGACAACATTTCTGGGTTTACAATTCCCATCGTCATTCCGTTTTGAATCGCGTGGTACAAGAAAACCGAGTGCATCGCCTCTCTCACCACATCATTTCCTCTAAACGAAAACGACACATTACTCACCCCGCCACTAATATGGGCGTGCGGTAAATTTTCGCGAACCCATTTGGTTCCTCTAAAGAAATCCAAGGCATTCAAGCGGTGTTCTTCCATTCCTGTAGCCACAGGAAAAATATTCAAATCGAAGATGATATCTTGTGGAGGAAATCCAATTCCAAACAAAATATCATACGAACGTTGACAAATTTCGATACGTCTTTCGTAATTATCGGCCTGACCTACTTCGTCAAAAGCCATTACAATCACCGCCGCACCATAACGTTTGATTAAGTTCGCGTGATGAATGAATCGCTCCTCGCCTTCTTTCAAAGAAATCGAATTCACGACACATTTCCCTTGCACCACTTTCAATCCCGCCTCAATGATTTCCCATTTCGAGCTGTCAATCATAATCGGCACACGCGAAATATCCGGTTCGGCCGCAATCAGATTCAGGAATTTGGTCATAGCATATTCGCCATCCAACATTCCTTCGTCCATATTGATATCGATAATCTGTGCGCCACCTTCTACTTGTTGGCGCGCAATATCAAGCGCCTCATCGTATTTCTCTTCCTTTATCAATCGAAGAAATTTTCGCGAACCCGTCACATTGGTTCGTTCCCCCACATTCACAAATACGCTTTCCGGCGTGATGATTAAGGGTTCCAATCCTGATAATACTAGGTTTCTTCTTTTCTCTGCCATTTTTTTATTTTGAGTTACTCAGTGGCTAAGTAGCTTAGAAGCTGAGTTTTTTATTCTTATTTCTTTGCTGCAAAGTTTTTAAAACCTTACAATTATATTTCAATTCTATTTTGGGCGTGTCCCAAGGGCCGGGCTATCCGTTCCCGCTTTTTTTCTTGATAAAAAAATCAAGAAAAAAGAGCTCCACTACTATCCCTCACGCGGGCATTGTGCAATACAACACCATTTTTGTTTCAATGAAACGGTTCCGTTTTTATAATTCACAACGGAATGAATTTCGCTCTTACATCCCAACGGATTAAAATCCGTTACTACAAAATGAGTCGTTCCTACGGAACTTTTATGCTGCTAGCGCGAGCGTCCCGCTCGTGCTTATTCTTCTTTCTTAAAAATATTTTTCCTCCCTATATTATGTGCACGAGCGGGACGCTCGCGCTAGCTGGGGAACTTTTATTTTGCTATGAAAAAATCAAAAACAAAACTATCACAATGAAAACAAAAAAATAAATACAACCATTTACATTCGCATCAATTTCTTTTTTTTCTGCTCGCGTTTTCTTTTTTTTATAAAATTCTTTTTCTGGTCTAAAAATTTTATTTAATTCTAACCTTAAATCCCTTACATAACCATTTGGTTTCTCGTCAAAATCAAAATATTCATTTTTAAAATCGTAACAATACTTTTCATAGACATTATTCTTATACGGAAAATAAATATCACAATCTTGTCCATTTAAATCATAACTAAAATAAATTGGTTTTTCAACTTTTGGTAAATCTATTCTTCTGAAATCCTTTTTTAAGGAATAACAGTTTTCAATAAGATACTCCTTAACACCAAAAAACTCTCTTGGCTTAAAAACATCTCTATAATACCAAATCATATGCTTACAATAGCGCCTTAAATCTCCTTGTTGGTAACCAAAACGTCTATTATTTGTATAATCCGAACAGTTACACGTTCCTTTATATAAATTAACATCGTATTCAAAATCACTAGTAAATGAAAAACTTTTTACTTTAGCTGTAAAATCAAAATTGCTTAAAGGTTTAATAATTCTAAATTCTTCTCTAATTGATTTTATATATACATTTTCATTCTTATTTACTAGATATTCTCCTTCTTTAAAAATTTCTAAAAATTCATTTTTATTAATAAAGAAAACATCGTATTCTTTTGCCTTATTAATCCTTTTGGAATCTTTAAAATTTTCATTAACACATACAAAAGTTAATTCTCCAATACGCTCTTTTACTTCTAACCCATTCCCCTTTGCCTTGCTTTTCAATGAATTTAATTCTTCACCTTCAAAACCTAAAAATAATATTGTTGAAACATAATATGTTGTATTGTGATGATATTTCAAATATTGTAACAAAAAATCAGTTCCATATAAATTGATTTCATCATCAGATAATCCTAATTTTTTTATCAAATCAATTTTTATCATACAATTCACTTCTTGTTTAACATAAAAGACTAAATAGAAATCAAACCTTGCAAATCAATTGGCCTTTCTACTTTTTCTATTTTCACAATATTTTCATTTGATAAATCAGTATAATAACCCAAATAAACTGGAAAATAATAGTCCCTATAAAAAAAATCATATATACTATCAATCCATTCATCATCAGTTTTAACAACTGGTATTAATACTTCAATAATATAATGCAATCCTGAATCAACCAAAATTTGCCTAAATGGTTTACGATGCTTTTTCTTTAAATAATCAGCTAATGGTAAAAGCGATTCCGCTCCAAATAACAAATAATGATAATGTTCAAATAAATCATCTTTTGATAACCCAAAATTTATTTCCCCTTTTGTATAAAATTTATTCTCACATAAATCATCTGTTATAAACCATTCTTTTATATCCTCTTCAATTTCTTTAGATTTATTTACTATAAATCTATGAATAGCTTTTTTTTCTAACAATTCTTTTGAAGCCACTTTAAGACCCTCTTTTTCAACACATTGCAACTCCTCATTACTCAAATTAGTCGCGTGAAAGGCAACTATATACTCAAAATTTTTCCTAAATGCTATTCGAAAATCTTCTATATCTTGAAAACTAGATACAAATTTCTCACAATCTTGATTTTCAATTACAAATTTTCCTTCATTCATTTGCTAGCGTAATTCTTTACATCACCGCAGTAGAAACCCTAGGCTTGTATTCCTTGGCGATATCGGCAATTAATTTGATGTGTTCTGGGGTGGTGCCGCAGCAGCCTCCTATGATGTTGATTAAATTATCTTCTAAATAAGAACGGATTTGCGCTTGCATTTCCTCAGGTGTTTCGTCGTATTCTCCAAAGGCATTCGGCAAACCTGCATTAGGATGCGCCGAAATATTGAAAGAAGTGTTATGCGACAAAGTTTGCAAATACGGCTTGAGTAAATCGGCTCCCAAAGCGCAATTGAACCCTACACTCAACAAAGGAATGTGCGAAACCGAAATCAAGAAAGCCTCAACCGTTTGTCCAGAAAGGGTTCTTCCTGAAGCATCGGTGATAGTTCCTGAAACCATTATAGGCACATCGATGTTTCGTTCTTCTTTGACTTCTTCGATGGCAAAAAGTGCGGCTTTGGCATTCAGCGTATCGAAAATAGTTTCTACCAAAAGAATGTCAGAACCTCCATCCAACAAGGCTTCGACTTGTTGTTTGTAAGCGATACGTAAATCATCAAAAGTTACGGCACGGTATCCTGGGTCATTCACATCGGGTGACATACTTGCGGTTCTGTTTGTGGGTCCAATAGAACCCGCTACAAAACGCGGTTGGTCTGGATTTTTGGCGGTGAATTCATCGGCTACTTCTCGGGCTAGTTTAGCGGATTCGTAGTTGAGTTCGTATACTAAATCCTCCAAATGATAATCGGCCATTCCGATGGTGGTTCCTGAGAAGGTGTTGGTTTCTACAATATCGGCTCCTGCCTCAAAATAGGCGGCGTGCACGGCTTTGATGGCCTGTGGTTGCGTGAGGGACAATAAATCATTGTTCCCTTTTAACGGATGCGGAAAATCTTTGAATCGTTCGCCACGAAAATCTTCTTCGGAGAAATTGTAGCGTTGCAACATCGTTCCCATCGCTCCGTCGAGCACGAGAATTCTTTTTTTAATTTCTTCTTGTATTGTTGACATACTTTATTTTAAACCGCTTAGTCGCAAGGGCGCAAAGCTTTATTATTATTTCCAAATATTCACTATTTGAGGCTCTTTAGCCCCGATAGCAGTGTAAATCCTTGTGTGCCGGGGTTCGGCATACAAGATTGTAACGGATAGCGGGAACGTTGATACCAAAAAAGCGGCAATGATGCGCTCATTCAATTATTTAAAAATGTATCGGGAAAGGGGTTTGAAAAAATACGAGACTGTATTTTGTTGTTATCTATCCGCGCTATGCTTGGTAGAATGTAGCACCTTCTTTAAAAAAGTAAAGGGTTGCTAAGGTTTCATCGGGTCTTTTCCCTCCGCCTTTCGTGATAACTTTCAATAAAAATAGGAACGGTGCAAAGTAACGACATAAGGCTAACAATTGCAAGTGTTTTTTTAGAAGTTTAAAAGTTTAAAAAAAGGCTTAAATTGTTTAAAGTTGTTTAAGATTGTCGCCGAATCGACGCAACACTTAAACTTTTAAACAATTTAAACCTTTAAACGGAAAAAACGAAACTATACAATAGCTTTCACTACTGCTTTTGGCGCTTCTTTACGAGTACCGTCGAATCCATCAACACCTGAAACGGTGGTGTATTTCATCACATATTTTTTACCTGGATTGATAATTTGGTAAGCCGCTTGACACATTAACGTGGCTTCGTGGAATCCGCAAAGAATCAATTTTAATTTGCCTGGATAGGTGTTTACGTCACCAATGGCGAAAATCCCAGGAATGTTGGTTTGATAATCTAAAGCATTGTTTACTTTGATGGCGTTTTTTTCGATTTCTAATCCCCAATCGCCTATAGGTCCTAATTTTGGAGTCAATCCGAAAAGTGGAATAAAATAATCGGTAGCAATGGTTTGCTTAGCGCCTTTATCGTCTTCTACCACTACAGATTCGATATGCTCGGCACCATTTAAGCCCACTACTTCTCCTGGAGTTATCAATCTGATTTTTCCAGCAGATTTTAATTCTTGTACTTTCTCTACAGAATCTAATGCGCCACGGAATTCGTTACGACGGTGAATCAAAGTTACCTCTGATGCTACATTCGACAAGAAAATACTCCAGTCTAAAGCAGAATCTCCTCCTCCAGCAATCACCACTCTCTTGTCACGGAATTTTTCTGGATTCTTGATAAAGTACTTGATGCCTTTGTCTTCGTAAAACTCGATGTCTTCGATTAAAGGTTTTCTTGGTTCAAAACTTCCTAATCCTCCTGCAATAGCAATAACTGGAGCGTGGAATTTTTTTCCTTTGTTAGAGGTTACAATAAAGCTACCATCTTCTTGTTTTTCAATGGTTTCTGCACGTTCTCCAAGGGTGAATCCTGGCTCGAATTGCTTGATTTGTTCCATTAAATTATCCACCAAATCTCCAGCTAATACTTCTGGAAATCCTGGAATATCATAAATAGGTTTTTTAGGATACAATTCTGATAATTGTCCGCCTGGCTGTGGCAAGGCATCCAAAATATGACATTTTAATTTTAATAATCCTGCTTCGAAAACGGCGAAAAGCCCTGTTGGTCCTGCTCCTATTATTAATATATCTGTTTTAACCATTTTTTTTTATTTATACTTATTACTTCTTTTTTTTCTAAAACTGCTCAAATAAACGATTAATTCGTTTGAGGATTTGTGATAATTATCACTTGGGTATTTTTTTATTGTGATGAAGTACAGGTCTCGACCTGTCCCTACAGTATTATTTATTATTTTTTAACGCCTCGGTGATTTCGTTCATACGTTGTACTTTTTCTTCAAAATTTCCTTTCAACGTTTTGCGATATTCATTCAAATTTTCGACCATTTTATTCACATCTTCTGGAATGACCTCTTCAAAAAATTCACGCAATCGCTTGGCGGTTGTCGGTGATTTTCCGTTCGTTGAAATTGCGATTTTCACATTGCCTTTGGTCACAATTCCGCCTAAATAATAATCGCATAAATTGGGTGTATCGGCAATATTACAAAGCAAATAACGCTTTCTGGACAAATCATACACGCGCTTGTTTACCTTCAAATCATCTGTACAAGCTATTACTAAATTACGCTTGCGAAGCATCCAACGATTGAATTTCTTTGGTGTCAATTTTACTGAAGGATGTTTTTCGGCCAAAGCTTCCAACTCGGGAAGAAATCGCGGTGCGACCACTTCAACATTCGCATTTGGACTTGATTTCAACATAAAAGATAACTTTTCTAAACCCACATTTCCGCCACCTACAATCAATACATTTAATTGATGTAGTTTTAAAAACACGGGATATAATTCGTTTCTTTCCATTGTTTATTTTTTTAAGTCAGGTCTCGACTTGACGCTACGATAAATTCTTCGTAAAACCCTTTTAATTTATTGCTTTCTTTTACCACTTCGCCAATTACAATGATGGCTGGATTGCTCAAATTATGCGCTGCTACAACAGCTTCTATCGTATCAATAGTTCCTACTCCAATTCTTTCTTCTGGAGTCGTTCCGTTTTGAATGATGGCAATCGGCGTTTCACCTTTGCTTTCCTCTTGAAATAGCGCCACGATTTGAGCCAATTTACTCATTCCCATTAAAATAACCACCGTTGCCGTTGATTTCGCTGCTAACTGAACATCATTTGATAATTTTCTTGCCGATGTTGTACCAGTAATTACCCAAAAACTTTCAGATACACCACGTTTTGTCAACGAAATCCCCTGATAAGCAGGAACAGCAATTGATGATGAAATACCTGGAACGACAAAGGTAGGAATTCCAAAGCTTTCAGCGTGCTCAATTTCTTCACTTCCACGTCCAAAAATAAAGGGGTCACCTCCTTTTAATCGAACAACGTGACCGTAAGTCAAGGCATTATCAACGATTAACTGATTGATTTGCTCTTGCGAATAGGCGTGACTTCCTTTGCGTTTGCCTACAAATATCTTGATTGAAGATTTTGGCGCAAACTCCATTAACTCTTCGTTAGCCAAAGCATCATACAAAACGACATCGGCTTCAGCCAAAGCTTTTACCCCTTTTATAGTCAAAAGGTCTGGGTCACCTGGGCCTGCACCTACTAAAGTAACTTTAGGACCACTCCTACTCAATCCAATAGAACGAGAGGAGGAACTATTTCCTGTTATTTTATAGCTCATCTGATTCTTCTTTAATTTTTAGACAAATCCTCTGCTCTGTATGTTTCAATCGTTTCAAAAAACGCAATTGCTGTCGCAATGTATTCTTTGGCAAAAGTTTCAGATGGTTCGTTTTCTTTTATTTGATAGACCAATTCTTTAAAAGAAGTGGCTAATTGAATTTTATTCGTTTCCACAAAAACAGTATCAAACAAATCGATGATTCCTGCGTGATGATTTGTTTTTTGGTTTTCGGCCAATAACAAAGCTTTGGCTCCATTTACAAATCCAGCATAAGCCAAGTAAATCGCATCCGACCATTTTTTATCCTCGAAAGCTTCTTGTGCAAACGTCAATTTATCTTTGGCTTCGTATAATAAAGTCGCTACTAAATCAATCACAACACCAGCACATTCACCCACACCTACTGCTTTCACATAATTATCGGCGTTGCCCCAATCTACAAAATCAGCTTCGGTTAAATTGGTTACATCGGCCAAAGGTTTCAAAAATTCATAGAAATATTTCTCTCCTTTAGCATCATAATAATTCAAAAAGGACTGTCCGTTGGCATTGGCTTCAAAATCATTCAAAATCAATCGCAAGGCTTCTGGACCACGACGACTCGGGATTTTGATTACTTTATCAGAAAAACGTCCTTCGCCATTTCCTAAATTCCCTCCACCTAATAATACTTGTAAAGCTGGCGCTACTAATTTACCTGCATTGATAGACATTCCTTGAAAACCAATTTCAGCCATATTATGTTGGCCACAAGCGTTCATACAACCACTAATCTTAATTGTGATTTCGTTTGAATTGGCATAGTGTGGATATTCTGTCGCTAAAACTCTTTCTAATTCTACTGCAATTCCAGTACTACTCGCAATTCCTAAATTACAAGTATCTGTTCCAGGACAAGCGGTAATATCTGCAGTGCTATTATATCCTAAGGCAACAAAATCCAATTTGGCTAATTCTTGATAAAAGAAAGGCAGCGCTTCTTCTTTTATATGACGAATTAAAATATCTTGACGCAACGTAAAACGCAATTCGTTGGTTGCATAATTTTTGATTAAATCGGCCAATTGTCGGGCTTTATCAATATAAAAATCGCCAAGAGCGACTTTGATTCCGATAGCTACATAACCCGCTTGTTTTTGTGGAATAACATTGGCTTTTTTCCAAGCTTCGAAGGCAGCGACATCATCAATCACAACTTGTGGAGCATCCAATATTGGCGTTGGAATGGCTTTTTCAAAAGGAGCTGTATCAATTTCAACTACTTGATGCGAAAGGGCTTTTTTCTCTTCATCGACCAAACGCAAAAATTCCTCTTTCCCAATTTCTTTAACCAAAAACTTCATTCGCGCTTTCAATCGTTTGGCTCTTTCGCCGTGACGGTCAAAAATTCTCAATATTCCTTCTGTAGTTGGAATGATTTGATTGGCTGGTATGAATTCAGACAATAATTCGGCGTGACTAGGTTGTGACCCTAAACCACCTCCAAACAACACTTTAAATCCTTTTTGACCATTAACAATCTTTGGAATAAATCCTAAATCGTGCAAATAGCTCAAAGCAGTATCTTTATCAGAAGAAGAAAAAGACATTTTGAATTTACGTCCCATTTCTTGACACACTGGATTTCTCAAGAAAAATTCGAATAGTGCGTGTGCATATGGAGACACATCGAAAGGTTCGTCTGGGTCGATACCCGCAGTTTCGCTAGCGGTAATATTTCTAACCGTATTCCCACAAGCTTCTCTTAAGGTAACATCATCTTTCTCTAGCTCGGCCCAAAGTTGTGGCGTTCTGTCTAAACTCACATAGTGAATTTGGATATCCTGACGTGTAGTAATGTGCAAACGTCCCGTAGAATATTCTTCAGAAACTTTACAGATACGGTGCAATTGCTCACTCGTGACTTTACCAAAAGGCAATTTGATACGAATCATTTGCACGCCTTCTTGACGCTGACCGTATACCCCTCTTGCTAAACGAAGAGAACGAAAACGTTCGTCATCGATTTTTCCATCGCGGAATAAAGCAATTTTTCTTTCTAAATCGATAATATCCTTTTGGACAATCGGATTCTCTATTTCGGTTCTAAAACTTTCCATTTTTATTTTGGCTGTTAGCTATTGGCTTTTAGCTTTTAGCTGATTTGTATATCTGTTTCTATTGTTTGCCAAAGGCTATAAGCCAATAGCTAACAACTATTTTATAAATCCAACGCCTGCAGTGGTGTTGGTTGCAGCATCTATTAAGATAAAAGCTCCATTTGATTTGTTATCGTTGTAAGCATCAAAATAAATGGCTTTGCTCAATTTTATAGTTACTTCACCAATTTCGTTTATAGCTAATTGATTAGCTGGTGTCACTCCAGAATAATCGGTTGCGATTACGTTTTTCACACTGTCAATTTTGGCCAGGACTCTGTTCGTGTTGTGTTGTACAAAATACTTTGCTCCTGCCACTAATTTTTTACTATCCATCCAACAAACGGTTGTTGTGATGTCTTTTTCAATTCTAGGAAGCTCGCTTGATTTTACAATCATATCGCCTCTTGTTACGTTGATGTCATTTTCCAATTCGATTGTGATGGAAGAACCAACGCTCGCCTCATCAAATTGTTTGTCGAAAAAGTGAATATTCGTAATTGTAGATTCTGTCAAAGAAGGCAGTACCGTTACCGCATCGCCAACCTTAATATTGTTTCCGTATAATTTTCCAGCGTATCCTCTAAAATCGTGGTACTCTTCCGTTTTTGGACGAATTACGGTTTGTACTGGGAAACGCGCTTGTCCATTATCGTAAATGTCTTTGGGCTCTAAATTTTCCAAATGTTGCAAAATAGTCTGTCCTGTATACCAAGGCATTTTTCCCAAAGTTTCTACTACATTATCTCCTGTCAAAGCACTCAATGGAATGTAACTTACGTTTTGTTCTTTATAGGCACTTTTTGCATTTAAGGCTTGGAAATCAGCTTTGATTTTATTGAAAACTTCTTCCGAATAAT harbors:
- the metF gene encoding methylenetetrahydrofolate reductase [NAD(P)H], whose product is MKVTQHIENAKGETLFSFEIIPPQKGKSIQELYDNIDPLMEFKPPFIDVTTSREEFIYVNKGNGLLEKKLTRMRPGTLGICASIKHKYNVDTVPHVLCGGFTKEETEYLLVDCHYLGIDNVMALRGDAMKDEQSFVPTNGGNKYASDLVSQIYQLNQGKYLHEVMDIDNKADFCIGVAGYPEKHLESPSLQTDLKRLKEKVDAGADYVVTQMFFDNAKYFEFVAKAREMGITVPIIPGIKPIAVERHLQVLPQIFRIDLPEDLIAAVEKCKNNAEIRQVGIEWAIQQSIELKAAGVPVLHYYSMGKSENIRQIASQIF
- the metH gene encoding methionine synthase; the encoded protein is MAEKRRNLVLSGLEPLIITPESVFVNVGERTNVTGSRKFLRLIKEEKYDEALDIARQQVEGGAQIIDINMDEGMLDGEYAMTKFLNLIAAEPDISRVPIMIDSSKWEIIEAGLKVVQGKCVVNSISLKEGEERFIHHANLIKRYGAAVIVMAFDEVGQADNYERRIEICQRSYDILFGIGFPPQDIIFDLNIFPVATGMEEHRLNALDFFRGTKWVRENLPHAHISGGVSNVSFSFRGNDVVREAMHSVFLYHAIQNGMTMGIVNPEMLSIYDEIPKDLLEYVEDVILDRRDDATERLLDFAENVKGDGSKTNEAVIQEWRNGTVQERITHSLVKGVDAFIEIDVEEARLAAEKPIEVIEINLMAGMNVVGDLFGSGKMFLPQVVKSARVMKKAVAYLLPFIEAAKQVGDKSGNGKILMATVKGDVHDIGKNIVSVVLACNNYEIVDLGVMVPPEKIIAAAIEHEVDIIGLSGLITPSLDEMVYLAKELDKRNMKIPVMIGGATTSRAHTAVKIAPQYRETVIHVNDASRAVTVAGNLLDHNRKIYASDIRAEYDAFRETFLNRSRDKNFLSIEEARKNKLQLDWDNFTPVQPKVIGKQIVEVDLETLVPYIDWTPFFRTWELFGKYPAILTDEVVGEQATSVFADAQAMLKVILEEKKLTAKGVYGIFPANQINDDDIELKDENGNPLQTFLTLRQQSQKTKGAPNIALSDFITPKESGKVDYMGAFCVTTGFGVDEWAAEFEAALDDYNSIMVKALADRFAEAFAEYLHEKVRKEIWGYASDEVLSKEDLIEESYKGIRPAPGYPACPDHLEKPTIWKLLNVEEEIGVTLTESMAMWPASSVSGYYFGNPESKYFGLGKIKEDQVIDYAKRRNVSTDVAMKWLNPNIAD
- a CDS encoding homocysteine S-methyltransferase family protein, whose amino-acid sequence is MSTIQEEIKKRILVLDGAMGTMLQRYNFSEEDFRGERFKDFPHPLKGNNDLLSLTQPQAIKAVHAAYFEAGADIVETNTFSGTTIGMADYHLEDLVYELNYESAKLAREVADEFTAKNPDQPRFVAGSIGPTNRTASMSPDVNDPGYRAVTFDDLRIAYKQQVEALLDGGSDILLVETIFDTLNAKAALFAIEEVKEERNIDVPIMVSGTITDASGRTLSGQTVEAFLISVSHIPLLSVGFNCALGADLLKPYLQTLSHNTSFNISAHPNAGLPNAFGEYDETPEEMQAQIRSYLEDNLINIIGGCCGTTPEHIKLIADIAKEYKPRVSTAVM
- a CDS encoding NAD(P)/FAD-dependent oxidoreductase, which translates into the protein MVKTDILIIGAGPTGLFAVFEAGLLKLKCHILDALPQPGGQLSELYPKKPIYDIPGFPEVLAGDLVDNLMEQIKQFEPGFTLGERAETIEKQEDGSFIVTSNKGKKFHAPVIAIAGGLGSFEPRKPLIEDIEFYEDKGIKYFIKNPEKFRDKRVVIAGGGDSALDWSIFLSNVASEVTLIHRRNEFRGALDSVEKVQELKSAGKIRLITPGEVVGLNGAEHIESVVVEDDKGAKQTIATDYFIPLFGLTPKLGPIGDWGLEIEKNAIKVNNALDYQTNIPGIFAIGDVNTYPGKLKLILCGFHEATLMCQAAYQIINPGKKYVMKYTTVSGVDGFDGTRKEAPKAVVKAIV
- a CDS encoding bifunctional precorrin-2 dehydrogenase/sirohydrochlorin ferrochelatase, translated to MERNELYPVFLKLHQLNVLIVGGGNVGLEKLSFMLKSSPNANVEVVAPRFLPELEALAEKHPSVKLTPKKFNRWMLRKRNLVIACTDDLKVNKRVYDLSRKRYLLCNIADTPNLCDYYLGGIVTKGNVKIAISTNGKSPTTAKRLREFFEEVIPEDVNKMVENLNEYRKTLKGNFEEKVQRMNEITEALKNNK
- the cobA gene encoding uroporphyrinogen-III C-methyltransferase; protein product: MSYKITGNSSSSRSIGLSRSGPKVTLVGAGPGDPDLLTIKGVKALAEADVVLYDALANEELMEFAPKSSIKIFVGKRKGSHAYSQEQINQLIVDNALTYGHVVRLKGGDPFIFGRGSEEIEHAESFGIPTFVVPGISSSIAVPAYQGISLTKRGVSESFWVITGTTSARKLSNDVQLAAKSTATVVILMGMSKLAQIVALFQEESKGETPIAIIQNGTTPEERIGVGTIDTIEAVVAAHNLSNPAIIVIGEVVKESNKLKGFYEEFIVASSRDLT